Genomic segment of Mauremys mutica isolate MM-2020 ecotype Southern chromosome 22, ASM2049712v1, whole genome shotgun sequence:
AGACCAGGTacatgctcccagccccacagcccaggcaggcactgccttattttttttttgtttgttttttttaggggGGAGCAGCCTTGGCACATTCTCCCAACTCCCACCCAAGCctgagggaggaggggcaggtATGGGACACACCCCTACCACTGAGATGACTCTGGCAGGGGgtgagtgggggaagagagacatTTTCTCAGGTAGGCCCAAGACCCACCCCCTCCACTTGTACAGAGCCCAGATAGGGGCTGGCATGACCCACAAGGTGCTAGGCCTGCCCAGCTGGTTTTCAGGGGGGAAGTGGGGTCATTCACACAGCCAGAACACTGGTGGGAAGTAGAGGGCATTGCCCCATTGCTTGGGGGACAGGGAACTCCTACAGACACAGAGCCTTATTCTGCCCAGGGGTCATATGGCCCCTAGATCCCACCCCCAAGTGGGGCCGGCAGGCGGGCACCCCCTAGGTTCACCCAGGTGGGGCCAGCACTGCCCAGGGGGGCGGGCACCCCCTAGATTCACCCAGGTGGGGCCGGCACTGCCCGGGGGGCGGGCACCCCCTAGGTTCACCCAGGTGGGGCCGGCACTGCCCAGGGGGGCGGGCACTGCCCAGGGGGGCGGGCACCCCCTAGGTTCACCCAGGTGGGGCCGGCACTGCCCAGGGGGGCGGGCACCCCCTAGGTTCACCCAGGTGGGGCCGGCACTGCCCAGGGGGGCGGGCACCCCCTAGGTTCACCCAGGTGGGGCCGGCACTGCCCAGGGGGGCGGGCACCCCCTAGGTTCACCCAGGTGGGGCTGGCATCTCCTATATCCCCCCAGGTGCGGCCAGCATTGCCCAGGGGGGCCGGGCGCCCCCTAGATTCCCCCAGGTGGGGCCGGCACTGCCCAGGGGGGCCGGGCGCCCCTTAGATCCCCCCAGGTGGGGCCGGCACTGCCCAGGGGGGGCGGGCGCCCCCTAGATTCCCCCCAGGTGGGGCCGGCACCGCCCAGGAGGGCGGGCACCCCCTAGGTCTCCCCAGGTGGGGCCAGGCGCCCCCTAGATTCCCCCCCAGGTGGGGCCGGCactgcccggggggggcgggcaccCCCTAGATCCCCCCAGGTGGGGCCGGCACTGCCCGGGGGGGCGGGCACCCCCTAGATTCCCCCCAGGTGGGGCCGGCACTGCCCGGGGGGGCGGGCACCCCCTAGATCCTCCCAGGTGGGGCCGGCACTGCCCGGGGGGGCGGGCACCCCCTAGATTCCCCTCAGGTGGGGCCGGCACTGCCCGGGGGGGCCGGCACCCCCTAGATTCCCCCCAGGTGGGGCCGGCACTGCCCGGGGAGCGGGCACTCCCTGCACACCCGGAGCCCCGGGGGGGCTGGCCGGACGCGCCTCCCGCACTCACCGGGCTCTCGGGGGGGGATGAGCCGGAGCCGGCCGCTTCCGCGGAGCAGCTGGGGGCCCGGCCGAGCCTGATGTCACAATCCGGGCGCAGCTGACGCGGGGCGGGGAGGCTGCTGCCGCCGGGCGGCGTCCCTGGGCCAACTCGGCGCGCACGTGGGGCCGgccgggggccgggggccggggcccgcGGCGGGACAGGCAGCCCCTGGGGGTAGATTCCAGCCTCGGGTCTCCCTCCAGGGGTCACGGGTGCTGCTCGCTagaggctggggggcggggatgggggagaggtgtgggggtgcggggggtagggtgaccagacagcaagtgtgaaacattgggatggggggtaacaggagcctatataagaaaaagccccaaatatcaggactgtccctataaaatcagggcatctggtcacGCTAGCCCGGGGAGGCTGGATGCCAGCTGTTGGGTGCTGCCCCTATGGGCTAGGGGAGCCAGGACGGAAGGAGATCCCAGCCCCTGGGTGCTGCTCTGGATCCCCCTGTAGGCAGGGGCTAGTCCCAGCCcctgcagcgtgtgtgtgtggggatcaCTCTGGGGGACCTCCTGTGCCGTTCTACCAGCCCGAGCCCTCTGGCTCTAGGGCCcaggtggggctggcagcaggagCTGGAAGGGGTTGAATTCTGGAGCTTCCCAGCCTGAGAAGAAACAGCGCTGGGAGCGAAGCTGTTCCCCGCCGCCTCTTCCTGGCTTTCCAGGCAGGACGGGCACCGCTCCCCTTCATCTCCCCTGCTATTCGGAGCATGTCGGGCCGGAGCCGGGCTGCTTACAGAGCCAGCTGGTGCTAGTGGGGAGTATCTTGCAGTATAGAGGCTAGGACACACAGCTAAGCAGTTCAGCTTGTCTCCACTAGAGGGCAggctgcccccagccagctcttcTGGCTGCCCCTTAGGAAAGCAAGTTCAAAGCCCTTGAATCCCGCGCTGAAATAAAGAGGCAGATGGCTGCGAATCCAACACACAACCGAGGGATTTATTGTGCAGACAGAGGCTCTTTTGTTGTTCTTGTTTTCCCCCCTTGAACAGCATTTCTCGTACACCAAGCTGTGGAAACACTACAAATGTTCACGAAACAAGACTAGGACACGTCCGTGTGGGTTGGCTGGGTctgaccctccccctccctccattgcatTCACCGGCAggtcagggctggctggggggagatgTACACGGAGAGATACCTGAGCAGTACATCTGGGGGGGGTAGTGCACTATACAGCGAACAAGCAGGGCGCGGGGCATCACAGAAGAAAGCAGCTCCCCTTAGCCAGCCACCCGGCTCCTGACGCTGCAGTGGGCTCAAGCGCAGCACACACAATCGGAGAGGGGGGGGGCATATTACAATTAGCTGGGGCCTGTCCCCCCCCCGTCACCATTAACCCTTCCGGCTCCACCAGGTGAGTTCCCGGGCTTGCCCTGCTCAGTTCCTATGCACGTGATCTTGGTTTCCCATTGCCGCCCTTGcgtggcagcgggctgagcgggaccccTGCTCCCCTGTTTTAGCCCACGCCTGGGGGAGATGCCTTGGGTGCTCAGGAGAGAGCTATGTAATGCCCTCCGCCCTCTAGCCTGCCCCTGCGCGGTAGGTGGGCTCAGGAGTTTCTTCCCTGCTCAGTCCTGGGGCATTTGATCCCCagtgtgctgggggggcaggcctTGTCCGGACCCCGTCTCCAGCTGGGGACGGTCTCTAAGCTTGGGGTCATTGTGTGGTTTGGGATGCATTATATCCCCCTACGGCTAACCCGTGTCCACAGGAAACACCTGCCTAGGCCCTTGAGGCTCCTAATGAGAGGCAAGGCTGTGCTAAGGAACAGGCCCGCACCGGAGTCTGTTAACATGCAAGGGAGGAAGGCTGCAGCCTTCTCCCCACTAGCACGACTCAGGAGCGGGACTGGGCTGAAGGAGGAAACCACGGTCCAGACAAGGAGCGGAGCCAGGTGGGCTGGTCTCGCTAGTGCCTGAAGTCAAACCCAAAGGGATGAGTGCTTGTGGCTTGGGGGCCGCCCCAGCTCCTGCAATCTCCCCCAATCGCCAGCCCTGTGTGTTAATGGGGGATGTCACAGAGCAGCTTTGACTGGTACCAGAGGAGTGGGAGGTGGCAGCTGCCCAGGCCCCCTTCCCTATATCTCCTCTCTCCCCAAGGACAGTGGCTTCTTCTCTGGGAGCAAGCTGTCCATCCCCCCTGAGTgtttacacacacgcacacccaccCACCAAGTGCTATCTGTGTCTCCACCCAGGGGACCCCTGCCTGGAGATCATGCAGCGAGCAGTGCTGGCCCCAGCTCAGCAAGGGGTCTCCCTTCACAGCTAACCCCTAGTCTCCGCTGAGCAGGATTGCCTCGGCACACTGACTCATTTCAAGGGCTGCTGCCTCAGTTCCTTAGTTCAGGATTAATTAAAAACAACCAACAACCAACGGCCATCCTCTGATCTTACAGTGAGGGCTTAAGCCCAGCAGAGCATGGATGAGTGATGGGCAAGTGTTCTTatgcagggctgcagctgcacctctgtcctaAAACCTTCCACACCCCTTGCTATTTCAGTGCTGTGGCCCCCGCTATTTgtctgtccctgcacccccaacttgaGACCTTCAGCACCCCTTGCTGTCTCTGTATTCGAGTGTCCCTGTTGCTCACACCCCCAAGACGGATCTGTTTCAATGCTGGCCCTTTCCTGCGCAGGCGAAGCAGTCATACCAATGGTCACGGCTTTGTGCAAGACGGAAGTGATGGCTGCTAAGAACAGGCTGAGAGCCCACCAAATTCATCTCACCAGGCATGATTCAAACCCAGCTCCCCAGAGGTGAAAAGCTAGTGTAGTGTACTCTGTCCCACCGCTTCCCACGTGCCCGACATTGCCTAGATGGGGACGAGCCTTTACACTGGGGAAGCCTGTGTTGCTGAGCGAGCGTCTGTTCTCCAGGCTCAGGTGGTAGCCAGTTGGTCCCCTAACTCTTTGACCCTCTTTTACCAGAGTCAGGTCTGGGGGCCCTGCTGGCTTTCCCTCCTTGAAAGACAAAAAAATGGACCAAGACAAGCTGCTGCCTCGAGGCTATAGATCCCCCTGCCACCGGgacaaagaaacaaaaccaaaacgtGCTATGGAAGAAGCTGCACCATCTAGCAGAGCGCGAGGGAATGCCGCCATGCGTCGGATCCTTTAATACTGCTTAATacacccaccccagcccccagcgtGTTTCGGACGTGTGGTGTGATGGCGTGGCAGTGCGGGGAGGGCGGGCGGGCTCGGCAGATATACAGATAtatagagagatatacacagagagagatttCCTTGGTTCCAAATCGTTCATCGTCTTCTCTTGCAAAGGGCCACgtttgggcagtggggctcggctGGGCGGCTCGGTCGCTCCTTCCTTTCACAGGGACACGAAGTCCACAGCTTGCAGGAGCggcagggagaggagcaggagcagcacccACGAGGTGTTCTGAATCAAGAGGCTGATGCCGGcacatttctccagcttgtctgccagggcagggggaggggaaaagagagaagAGGCAAAAATGAGATCCCTGGGGAAAGAGGAATGATGAGGCGCTGGGAGCCGGCACACCTGGGTTCTTTCTCCAGCTCTGCCACGGaccagctgtgtgaccttgggcaagtcacttcccctccacgtgcctctatttcccctcccactttaTGTCTTGTCTAGCGGGACTGCGAGTTCTTTGGGGCAAGGGAGCACTTCCCACTCGGTGTCTTCCCcgcgcctggcacaagggggggctCCGATCTCGATTGGGGCCTCAAGGTCCTACTGCCATACAAACGATAACGATCAAGTCAGGGGCTCCATCCACGCCCGTGTCctctctctgacaatggccagcacTGGCTGCTTCAAAAGCGGGTGGAAGAAACCCCTAGGGGACAACTCGGCAAGATCCTGCCCATAGGGAAGTGCCTTCCTGACCCCAGGCCCTGAGAGGTGGGGTGCAAGGTGCCTTGTGGCACTCTGGGGTGGGAAAAGGCCTCTCCCCAGCGGGAAGCCTACAGACACTATGCTCCAGATGGACAGCCCTGGAGGCTGGCGTCCTTTCCCTACCGAACAGTCACAGGGTGGGCAGAGGTTGGGTTCTTCCCCTTATGCTACCTTGctgatctgtcctgggtctgatCTGTCCTGGGTCCCCAGCAAGGAGTGGGGGCCCCCTTCCGTCCTTGGTTTCTGCTGAGCCAGGGTAACAAAGGGGCCAATTGATACCAACTATGATGGGTTCTTTTGGGTGTCCACTGAGACTCCTCAAACTCAGCCCATGTGTGGGCCACTGAGCAGCCAGAGACAGTTCTACAGATCTGGGCGAGGTTTAATCAGGCAGCCGGAAGGCACAAGGCTCTGATCTGGACCATTCCCCAGCGCAGGGCTGGCCCTAGGGTTTGCAGGGCCCAGTGGGAAGCTGGGTGGGTGGATGCCTCTGACAGATGCCTGCAAAAGGCACAGGGCGCTGGCGGGTGAGAGGGGTTTGGCTCCAGGCAaggatgtgtgtggggagaggggtgacTCCGTTGCTGGTCCTGTCCTGGCTGCAGTAGGTTGGAAAGTATTTATCTCAGAGGAGCATTGGGCACAGGGCTTAAATGGTCAGAGGGCATCAGGTGGGTCTGTCCCTTGGGCCATCAGTAATAGAGCCCTGGAGGGCAGAGGGGGGCACACAGTGATAGGTCAGCGAGAAGCCCAGGGGTGCTagggtcccctcccctgcccatgggcgccaacttatatgggctcttggggctaaagccccaggaatattcataatcaggggctctgctccaccaatatttggagctaggttcccccccgccccccccccccgaagcttccctgcctgaatgtaaagagagtgtctctctcccttgcttttgctgccgtagcctaaggctacagctgcagcattagcataagaacaatgctaactaactgctgctgtagagggagaggggagtggagggggcctcttctcccctcccctgcccctacctggaggagacgcgtacgggacttccggccaggagagggacatcactcaccttagcagctgctggggcttccgtgagtgtttgaccctatgattttttttttgaccctatgattcccccccagccccagccccagctccagcccccactcctacccccagtgaggcgcagcaggctgcacaggggaggcaggaagccacatgtgaaggcaatgccccctcccccagcacccaccaacccacccgccacaggagggatgggagagggaggcttcctagacctgagcagctggggcttggatgaattttatgacaccctgctcccccgtcccatagccagccaccaccctgcctaccccacttctgccccatgctgggtaaggggcagccccatcccccatccacagtgaagttatggtgaggggcagcatggaaggccacctgtgcccctcccccccccagtacccatcataggggaggagctttctggacctgaggggccctaggagcatgtgcagtgactgtggtgcagagtgagtgtgctgtggggggtagggtggcagaggaggggtccctcccctggagcttgctgctgccagtgatggtgatggggagtcctctctggccctagccctggggcagcctgtctgcaccccaagttcctcatcctcagccctgcctcatcccaaagcctgcacccccagcaccgagcacgctcctgcactgtgaacccctcatccccagccccaccccagaaccctcacctgaggggaaaaacatgcaacttaaatttggtggtcagtttggagtatcattgtatttagcacaatatttgattattttacacccttcaaagtatgtaactggtcatatacaggtgttttctctgaatactgtctgtgtgcctcagtttccccaatgcatttcttaaggctctagatggtgggataagggtgtgtgattgttgtaaagccctagagggccagtgtgatgctgtctgcacagagaatggccgacaccctgtctccaggcaactgatggcctgggccacccccctgcaaggtgccaactgaaggtgttggagaacaaagagatcaggtagcctcctaatgcctggaaaagagacaaaggccagaggagggagtgtcagtgcctgtgcagacttccgggaagcgcatggtgtggaaggggatgctgggatgctttggaacaactccatacaaagccagtcaggactctgggggagcctcctctctgagcatactgtctccagggcaagaagcttacaccttcctgggtctgacctcggagcattcagcatgcccttccacatcatgcactttctgcagcgagtctgcccaggcaggtcctggggcaaccagaggtccctgcaccccaactccgcagtcagatgtgactctcagccagacagtaaaacagaaggtttattagatgacgggaacacagtttaaacagagcttgtatgtacagaaaacaggacccctcagtcaggtccatcttggagggcggggagcccagacccaagttctgggcctctcccgatttccccagccagctccaaactgacactccctcctctggcctttgtgtctcttccggacaaggaggccacctgatctctttgtccccaacaccgtcagttggcactttgcaggggaaactgaggcacccacacagtattcagagaaaacattaagaacattcccactttgtcacaacaagtgcaacaaaatttaataccgtatattgaagcaggcaagtgctgcttctgactttccacttttaattgacccttgtaatcttgtggtgctgacgcattgtagcttcattttatatcagcttacagggtgagagcggggtggggggaaccaccattttgggccccaccaaaaattatacgaacctgccgcctatgcccctGCCCACCTTTGATGACGGTGATGTTCCTTATCTGGTTGCCGGTGTAGTCATTGGTGATCTTCAGCTCGCAGATGTAGATGCCCTCATCTGCAGTGGTGAAGTCGAACAGCTGCAGGCACACCATGTCCTTTGACAGGGTGATGTTGGATCGTAACTTGAGGCCGGTCTCGGCGACGTTCAGGTTGCTCTGGATCACCCGCTTCCTGTTTTCCTTGAACATGCTGAAATCGTAGTTCAGGAAGTTGCTGGTCTTGTTTTCATAGCGGCAGTCCACGCGCAGGTTCTGACCCAGCAAGCAGGCACTCAGCTCCTTGATCCTCTGGCAATGGGTAACCTGCAGCACTGGGACAGGCCAACAGGGTCAGGTGGGGGACAGGGGGTGGCGAAGGCAGGAGCACCCCTGCCGCTGCCCCTTGCTCTAGTGCATGCAGCAGTGAATCCACATGCTATGGAGACACATCACAGTTCCCGGCTAAACCACACGTGCACAGGGCTAGAGAAGCCAAGACTTCCTGCTCGCAAAATGAGCTAGTGGAGACTCTCCGTTCgcctgcagcagcagtttggcTTTTAACCCTTGTGGTCGTGCTGCTAGCGAGTGATCTCTCTCCTCACAAAACCAGTGCATTCCACTGCGGGGTCCCTGCGAAGCAGGAGAGGTGAtaacatccccccaccccacaatgtCCCCGGACCCACAGCCTATccagtcacctcctccccacaccccagcctgcAAATCACCTGCCAATCCAGCACAGTGGAAATGAGAACAGGGAGAATTTGTTCATGATACCAGGGGCGGGTCAAGACCAGTGTCTGTTGTACCCTCATAGGGCCCTTTGTTATGGGGAAGGCTGCATTTTAGGTCCCTTACTCCAAAGCACATTCATTCAATGGGGCCCAGCTGCTCTGCGGCAGAAACCCAGCATGGCAGCCCATGTGTTATGAAATCATACTATCCACTGGGTGCACCTTGGCATAGACAACGCCTGCTTGTTGGTCCCTATGTAGCTAGCTGCATCCATCGAGCTCTCCCCCTCCTCGTTTTGtgccagcctgcccccctcccctgcggGAGGATGCGGTGGGCCTGCTTTCTCTGGAGTGAAGCATTTATTTACAGCTCATGCCTGGTCTCTCCAGCCCAGCGCCACTTATGGAGCATGGCCACTAGATGGCAGCATAATTGCATCACTGGGCCCTTACCTGTCAGGATGACAGCGATGCTGATGGTGGGATTCATCTTTCGGTGCTGGGGCTGTCAGCGGTGGAGAACGGCGACGGGGGCTTGAGCAGGAGGAGAACATGCTGGTTAGTGACCCAACCAGGATCTGTGCGACCCCTACATGCACACCCACAGGCAGGTGCGTGATCACACCCGGGTGTGCCCATAAACACGCACACAGGCATCTGGGCACATGTGAGCACACACAGTCAGGTatctgtgcacatgcacacacaaggCACGTCAACACGGACACACGCAGCGAATGGTACTTGGGACTGGAGCTGAAGCCCACTGCAGCGAGTGGAAAGACTCCCGTGGGCTTTGGCTCAAGTCTTCCATGATCACACACTCACCTGAACACGGAGATGGGCGCGTGCGCTCGCACGCAACGTGCCAGTGAACACACACGAGCAGAGAGAGGCAGACGCACCCCCTCGGTGAGCAGCATGCGCAGCTCCTGACGTTTGTTTATAGGTACTCTCTCACATTCGGATCTCACTTATACTgggctcatcaccatggtatctgtgcACCCACCAAGGAGAAACGCGTGCTGTGATTCTTCAGAagagtgggaggggagtgagatGCCCAACTCCTATCAAATTTCAGCTCCTAAGTCCCTTAGGCTCCTTGGGAAACACCACCCATGGTGCTCATTACCATGGCATCTGAGCCCCCTGTGACATGCATTAAAGCAGATCACACacatgcatgtatgtgtgtgcgcaccaccacctccccagcaCGCCCAGCTCCAGTGCTCTCATGCCTGGCCCATGGCCCTTGCACTAGCACGCTCTGTTCCGGGGGCACATTTACCACACCTGCGAGTTCCCACATGCTCCCCagattaaaagggaggggggctgagctgGAGCATCAGGCAGCTCAAGCCTACTTAGTTCCTCTCTTTGAGATGACTCCCCTCCACACCCCTAAGCTCAGGCACACGGCCTGGCCCCTTGCAGCAGGCTGGGTTGGTGGGAGTGAGTGCGGATGACTCACAGCCATGCAGTGTGAGAAAGGGGCCAAGAACACAGCTGAGGAGGGAGATGGGGAGGCAGCCAGACAGGGAGCTTCCACCTGTGGGGATTCCAGTGCTTTGTGGTCCCGCTTTGGCTATGCGGGGCCAGGAGCTGGTGGTAgaacacaggaagggagcagggctgcagcaactgggaatgaaaaaTTCCCTGGGTCTGGCAGGCTTTCCCTCTGGCTTCCTCGCAGCGTGTGCAATGGGTGGGAGCTGCCGTTTGGGCTTGTGCAATCCTCAGAGCCTAAAACCGTGAGAGCAGGTCTGGCGCTTCCACTAGgcaaccctaggcggtcgcctagggcggcaGGATTTGCAGGGCAGCGCTGTAGAGTCTGGGGGCAGAGTTAGAGACATTCTGCGCCcacacctgcaggaggtgctgctgaggGGACACTGAGTCTGGACAGGTCTAGATCCCCGTCAGCAGGAGGAtactttttttttgcaagagCAGCGGCAGGGGCGTGCACAAGGGGGGAAGGGCAATcaggaacacccccccccacaactaATAATcgggggcacagaactcctcccGCCCCGGGAGCTCCTTCCACCCTGTGGCTTCAGGGACGAGAGCAAGCTCCtgcaggagctggggtggggaaagggagggaagggcaATGTGCCCCCCCAAAAGGGATGTTAAATTTCTGTGCatgtccctgagcagcagcaagGCAATACCAGAAGGATTGATTGACCCTGAGTGCGTAACTATATTATTTTCCTCCACCCGGAGAGAACGGCCCCATCTGTGCAGCCTTTGCAGAAAAGGGCTGCATGCAAAGTACGGCTTCCAAAGGGCATGGGCCACTTGAATCTCCTTTGGTCCCCAGGACATTGGTCCTTCTGACACCTTTGACTTTCCGCTGCCCCTACGCACGCGATTGACTCTGCTTAGAGTCTCCTGACCCATCCTAGGCTCcaaaccccactccctccccaagcGCAAATGAATCCTAGGGTTGGGGGTGGATCAGCGCCTAAACGGGGGCACAGATTGGCCCTGGATTGCCGCATTTCAGCTCCTTGCAGTCCCTGCTCCTCTCTTAGGCTACTGTCTTCAATGCAGCAATCTCTCTGCTTAGCCTAGCTCCAGGGAGAGCCGCCACTTTGCCGCACAGAGCAGCCGCGTGAGCAGCTGATGCGTCGGCCAAACTCTAATTAGAAGCAGCATCTCCCTTGCATGGCGACGGGACTCAAGCTGTGGATAATGTTGGCGTcagcactgcagtgaagacaagcctctAGCCTCACCCATCTGTTCCAGACTCCTCTGCACAGGGagggattaggggtttgtggggccttgagccagagcaagtggggacgCCTCCCTACCCCTTCCACCACCCCTCCGCTTTCCACCGCAGCATTGTCACAGGAGGAGCTGCAAAGAGAGCGAGAGGctgagaggaggggggggggggtgtccgggCTGTGGTGGGGGCCGGCAGCCctagaaatgtgtgtgtggcagAAGTGGGGAGAAGAGGGCTCTTtgccggtgggggagggagtgacAGAAAAAGGACGGGGGTACAAAGGGTGTGGCTGTGTGTGCttgcagaggggtgagggtggggcaggAATGGAGcagtcctgccccagctccccagagCCTGGAGAAGGCAGGCTGCTCTTCCCCGCTTCCCATGTTGGTTTGAGTAAGGCCCAAGCTAAAGAtctgtgcatgtgtttgtgtgtgggggggtgtccatTCACAGATACCCTCCCCCATTCAGGAAACCAGACAGCTCCCCCCACTCCTTCTCATTTAgaacagaaaaaaattgtttaaatataaaaattctCCTTATCCCTTCCTCCAGCAGCCATATCCTGAGCATGTGCAGCAAGGTCCTTCTGCTTCCCCTGAAAACATCGCCCCACTCCAATGATCCCAGCCCCAGGGACTCCATGGCGAAGGGCGTGGTGACCACGGATGCTCCTACGGCATCTCCATCTGTCATCAGCGGTTCTCAAGGTGTTCTACTGCGGGGCACAGGGATCACCTGCCCCAGTACACGGAGAGGGGATGTAACCACCAAGGTTACATGGCCAGTCAGCAGCCAGggcaggaaaagaacccaggtgtcctggctcccaatgCCCTTCTAACCACTAGccatttcctcccagagctgggaagagaacccaggagttctagCCGCTACTGCCCCGGCTCTAATCTCAGCCCCCACCCTGATGGGCATGATAATAGAAACTGCTGACTCCAGCCGGGCCCACACCCACCTGACTCATCCTGAGCCCCCCAGGCCCCCCCAGGGAGACAGGCTGGGCTGGGTGCTGACAGCCCATGGCCCATAGCGGGGAGCATGAATTTCCAATGGCAGTGAAATCTCTCCATGGGGACTGACCTTATTAGGCAACCTCCTGCCCAGCAACTGGCCTCTGCTCACCCAAATATTGCCCCCCCCCGTCACCCCCGGGGCAGCCTGAACTGAACCCCAATGGAGAGAGCCTGCAAACAGGCTGGCCCCGGAGGATCTGCCATGGGGCGGGTGTAGGGATGGCCACCGGCTTGGCCGAGCAGACGACCCCAGGGACCTCGTGGG
This window contains:
- the THY1 gene encoding thy-1 membrane glycoprotein; this encodes MNPTISIAVILTVLQVTHCQRIKELSACLLGQNLRVDCRYENKTSNFLNYDFSMFKENRKRVIQSNLNVAETGLKLRSNITLSKDMVCLQLFDFTTADEGIYICELKITNDYTGNQIRNITVIKDKLEKCAGISLLIQNTSWVLLLLLSLPLLQAVDFVSL